The following are encoded in a window of Pseudochaenichthys georgianus unplaced genomic scaffold, fPseGeo1.2 scaffold_1595_arrow_ctg1, whole genome shotgun sequence genomic DNA:
- the LOC139433261 gene encoding uncharacterized protein produces the protein MTNAEVRKADTTGTAFGYLVHVSNHKTANAFGEAQLYLTVEEFGWMKRWLEIKGTLTCTQSRYFLYTEGKNPFRKLAYSLRLAWADVGLRSPINFTDLRTVHADNAKRFQDKGNRQRVSDFMCHNTATADKFYANNPSLKEAADIRLLFTQSLQAAAAASTAAAGNEDTFAGIDIDSDNSGEEHSPAPYQDSLPRHVPKRDQSLAEHNPSDMGEERVPYSAPTSPTVASDQLVNMQCVVVISPLVNTLYPV, from the exons atgaccaacgccgaggtccgaaaggcggatacaactggcactgccttcggctacctggttcat gtaagtaaccacaagacggccaacgcgttcggggaggcgcagctgtacctcaccgtagaagaatttggatggatgaagaggtggctggaaattaagggtacgctgacctgcacccagagccgttactttctgtacacagaggggaagaacccgttcaggaagcttgcctactccctgaggttggcatgggctgatgtggggctccgcagtcccattaacttcaccgacctccgcacagtccacgccgataatgcgaagaggtttcaagacaaaggcaaccgccaaagagtgagtgatttcatgtgtcacaacactgcaactgcggacaaattttacgcgaataatccttctttgaaggaggctgcggacattcggttgctcttcacacagtcacttcaagcagcggcggcggcatcgacagcagcagcgggaaatgaagacacttttgcgggtattgacatcgacagtgacaactctggagaggagcacagcccggctccctaccaagactccctaccaagacatgtcccgaagagggaccagtcactggccgaacacaacccctcagacatgggtgaagagagggtgccatactctgccccaacttcacccactgttgccagtgatcaacttgtaaatatgcagtgtgttgttgtaatcagtccccttgtaaatacgttatatcctgtttga